TATTAAACAGCTTCTTAAGAGAATCAAATAAAATGTGCTGGGAAATGTTATGGGTGATTTAAAACATAACAGTTCAGAAAGATCAATCAGCACATACACATATTAGGATAATATGCCATGCTTTCAGATCTCAAATTCCAAAAATGTTATAGCAGGCCTGGGTTTGTTTGTGATATTTTAAATGGATTGTTCTACTGGATTGTTCAGCCTTTTAATTCAATGACGACActcctttaaatgtttttgtgagGAGGGGTTtctgataaaaatgtaaaagtttgaCGACCATTGTGAATGTCTTTAATAAGATCGCAAATATTTTCACTTGCTTGACTTAAAAGGAGAAATAAATGTTATTATAATACTTGTGTTGTGCTCATTTCTTACTTGCAATGGTAATGGACAGGTAGCCGGTTTACATCAGGCAGGAGTCTTTGTGGACTGCGATGTTCATATGAGTGAGAGTAGAGAGCAGGTAGAGGTATGcgctggagagaagaggaataaaAGTAGAAGCGAGACAGAATGAGATAAAAACAGGTGTAAGACTGAAGATGCAATGAGAGGTAGTGAAGGTGGATGAGTTTTAATACCTGGGTTCAACCATCCAAAACTAtggacagtgcacaagagaggtgaagaagagattgCAAGCAGGGTGGAGTGAGTAGAAATGAATGTCAGGGATGAATTGTGGCCAAAAAATAGCAACAAAAGTGAAAGGAAAGTTCTCACTACAAGACAGTATTGAGACCTAGTATAGTTGGGACACGGTggaacccccaaaacaaaaggAGGCTGAGCTGAAGGTGGCAGACTTGATGGTGCTAAGATTTTCACTGGGAGTGATGAGCTGGATTAGAAATAAGTACCATCATAGGAACAGCTCAGGTTCAGCAGTTTAGAGGAAAGGTTAGAGAAGCAACTCTGAGGTGCTATTGACATGTTCAGAGGACACATAGTGGATATATCAAACAAATGATGTTGAATATGAaactgccaggcaggaggaaaagatgaAATCCTCAGAGGAGCTTCACGGATGAGCCAAGGAGGACATGcaaagggttggtgtgacagagaagGATGTTAGGGATAGAGTGAGATGGAAGCAGGTGAcccgctgtggcgacccctaaaggtAGCAACCGAAAGAAAAATTGTGTTGTGCTCATTTctataaaatacacacaaacatccTTCAGAAATGTATGTAGGAAACTTAGGAAATTTCGGTAAATAGAATCTTCATTGGGGGAAAAAGTGTTGTATAATATTTTCACATCGACGCAACACTTTCCGGTACTTCCTGGGTGAAACCAGAGGGATACTGCAAGTCGTCCAACATGGCTGGCCAGGAAGATCCAGTGCAAAGAGAGATTCACCAAGACTGGGCGAATCGAGAATACATAGAAGTAATTACGAGCAGCATCAAGAAGATCGCCGACTTTCTTAACTCGTTTGGTAAGCTTTTAACAAACTCACTGGGCAGATTTGTGTAGATCACTAGCTGAACTTAGCTAGTTCAGCCAGCTGTTAGCATTGATGTTGATGTTTTCAATGGCCACTCCCAGCTAGCAGTTAGCGCGGCTGTTAGCTGtcagcttgtttttgttttggaggAGGATTGTGACATTTTGAAGAGGAATCGGCTTACATTTTCCTCCAACTACCTGTCCTTTAAGAGTCAGTCGTTTTAATGAATTCATTAATATACCAGATTCGACAGACGATAGGAAAGCATTAGCAGGCTGCCGTAACCGCTAATGCTAGTGTTGTCGGCCAATATGTATGCGGATGTGCCCTTTAAACCTTTTTAACCCAAAGTGACGGTGTGCATCTTTGTTAAGCAGCTGTTGAAAAACTGATGAAAATGTCATGCTTCGTCGTGGTAACCTCTAAACGttctagttttttttaatttatttttttatttgttttttattctccATCAGACATGTCGTGTCGATCTCGTTTGGCCACACTCAACGAGAAGCTGACAGCGCTGGAGAGGAGGATTGAATACATTGAGGCAAGGGTAAGTTAACTGAATGTAAAGtgcctttatttctttatttgacTTTGTCTTTTTCTCAAGTAACCATACCCATTACATAAACATGTCTCTTATTGTAGGTGACAAAAGGAGAAACCCTGACCTAGAAGTGGCCATTGAAACTCATAACATCCCCAACCTACCTGCCATCCCTCGCCCTGAATTTTTGGACTAAGTGTGATGGACTCCACCCTCCTATTTTGGGACGATgtggaccttttttttttaaatatattatatgGCTggattttgtgttattttatctcATGACGCATTTGTACAGAAGATGTATGTCTGACTCGGCTACCATTGATTCAAGCATCATTATATTctattacaaaacaaaactaagctCCATTAGTATTGGTTTAAAATAAGTCTGGAGCACAATTATGATTTATAAATTTTGTATCACTGCAGTTTGACCATCTGTGTTGTGTACAGTGTCACTTCCAAATGAAAGCTGTATCAAAAGAGGAACATTTGCCTGTGCCAAGATGAACAATTATTGTGTACTTACATTTAATAAGGGCCTCCTTGTACAGCAAAGTGTTTGGTGATGTTTCTGAATTTAACTACTGTAATAAATGACCTTAAATAACATTGTAGCTGAACTTAACTTTTTTTCACCAGTTATGTTGCTATGTTGAAGATGGGTCTAGTTATGACTATTTTGAGTAATcagacagacacactcacaaTGTTAATACAAACTTGTAGTGTATATAGACTAGAGCTTGACATGAAACAACATATTAAATGGGTCAGATTGCTATTGTATACAGGTTTTGGTACAGTTAGAAGAATTCATTGCAATGGCATTAATGTGTAACAAATGTTTTATGAATAATAAATCATACTTGCATAAAGAGTAATGTGCATTCTGgttgaattgaattattaatAGCGTatggtaaaaataaaaagcgGGGTTATAGCATGACAGTAATTTAATTATGTGTCCAGCAGAACATTAACAGTTTTCAACtccatgtaaaacctgcagggaaaTTCTAACAGCAGCGGGATTAAGCGCTTTCAGAACGCATCCATATACTGCTATTACGAAAATGTAACGAAAACAGCCAATGAAATGGCGGAAATCTGCGAGATGTGATCGTTTTGCCCTGGGTTTTCCCTCACAGGCAGCACTACGCTATATCCCTTTGCTGTTCGTCCAGGCTTTTCTACCCAACTGAGCACTCACCAAACCACCAAAcgttttaagaaaataaaagtagCAACGCACATTTACTGTGAGAGGATACACAATTTATGGAGAAGACAAACTCCACAGAGAAGGACTTTAGAAACCCAGGACTTTCTTATTATGAGACAAGAGTTCTAACAACAGTGCCACCATGCTACTTCATCCTAGCTTGTATAGGTTAATTTATCTTATCCACCATTTTTCCACTCAAAAGTTTAAACCTTAATTAGCTACTACTTTAAAGTCTTCTTTGCCAATGATTTGTTAATTTTAAGAAAACGCAAAAAACTAACCATGCTCTATATTTAAATACCAATAAACTTCTATATACGCTTTGTtgctgttttatgttttgttttgtttgttatgatAATTATAACAACATGTAACCCCAGTAAGTCTTAACAACTAACTACGGAAGCGTGAGAAAACAACCAGGTTGAGAGACAACTCCATGCCTGTAAGGCAAACTCGGGGCTGACTCTTACGTTACCCATAATGCACCGGGTGACACCGATGCATCTTGGGATAAAGAAGGTGCCATCGCAGATAAGTCTTTGGACGTGAGATGAATTTTCTTCTCCGCAATTTTTCTATTACCgttttgaaaaaataatagtgcgggtgaaaaaaaagcatcaaaaaGCTTACACTGGTAAGTTGCTTCACGTTCAGAGTTGAAACTAAATCTTTCGCGGTCTCTCGTTAGCGCCGTTGATTTTGGCTTGAGAGACGTCTGTTTGATAACGTCTAGCTCCATATAATGGAATGAAGAAAAAGGAGGgctttggtttttgtttctCTCACGCTAAACGAGTTCACGCGACTACAAGGGGAATTGTTATGTGTAAACGAGTAAAACCACTACGTATATTTTTAacgggtattttttttttctgttttctagaGGTCGTGTGAGTGCGGAAGCTGTAAGAAATATGGGGGCTGACAAAAGGTGAGTAGCAACATTAAATGCCAGTGCAGCTCGCCATGGTAGGTGTGGCTTATCATAGTGGGAACGGGAATCTTGTGTTTTTCCCGTCTCTGATACATGTTCCGAGTTTAGGCGATATGTTAAAACAAATAGTATTCAAAAGTTGTGTTTAAACTGAAATGGCAG
This genomic interval from Oreochromis niloticus isolate F11D_XX linkage group LG5, O_niloticus_UMD_NMBU, whole genome shotgun sequence contains the following:
- the brk1 gene encoding putative protein BRICK1 → MAGQEDPVQREIHQDWANREYIEVITSSIKKIADFLNSFDMSCRSRLATLNEKLTALERRIEYIEARVTKGETLT